CGACGGCGGCGACCAGCACCGGCGTGAACGACTCCGCCGCGACGGGTTCCGCGTCCGCCAGCGACCGCCAGCGCGCCGGGTTGGCGACCAGGAAGTCCGACAGCGCGGTGGACGACCCGAGCACCGCCAGCAACCGCCCGCGCAGCACGTCACTCGCGCGCAGGGCCTCGTCCAGCTCCGCCCACGCGTCGCCCAGCGCGACCCGCAGCCGGTCCACACCCCGCAGCGCCAGGTCCGGGTCGGGACTGCGGGACAACGCCCACAGGATCGCCTCGGCCCCCTCGGTGGGCCTGCGGTCGGCCCACCACCCGGCCGCACGCAGGTGCTCGCCGCCGCGTGCCTCGGTCAGGCCGAACCGAGCGGGGGACGTCGGGGTGCGCGCTGGATCGGTCATCGACGAACACCGTAGTCCCGCACGGCGGGAGGTGAAGCGTCAGCGTGCCACGATCAAGTAGATACCGAACAACACAACGATCACGCACGCCGCCAGACACGCCCCGGCGACCCCGGTGGACACGGCCGCGGACCCGCCGCGCTCCCGTGCCTCCTCGCGCGCCGACAGCGCCCGCAGCGCCACCGCGAACAACACCACGAGCCCCAGCACCACGGCGAGGCTCACGCCGAACACCGTGCCCAGCGCCGCCCAGTCGACCTTCATGCCGCCACCTTGTGCGTCTCGGCCTGCGCCGCGATCTCGTCCACCACGTGCTCCGGCCGCACCGGCTCCCGCCGCGACAGCAGCCAGATGCCCACGGCCACGCCCACCCCCACCACGGCCACGACGACGACCCCGGCGGTGCCCAGCGACGCGACCTTGCCCGCCGCCGCACCGACGATGCCCGCCGCCGGCAGCGTGAACAGCCACGCCAACGCCATCCGACCGGCCACACCCCACCGCACGCCGTCGAGCTGGCGGCCCAGGCCGGAGCCCATGATGCCGCCGGACGCCACGTGCGTGGTGGACAGCGCGAAACCCAGGTGCGAGGACGCCATGATCACGGTCGCCGCGCTGGTCTGCGCCGCGAAGCCCTGCGGCGCCTCGATCGTGGTCAGGCCCTTGCCCAGGGTGTGCGTGATGCGCCAGCCGCCCAGGTAGGTGCCCAGGGCGATCGCGATCGCCGCGCTCAGGATCACCCAGAGGGGTGGTTCCGCGCCGGGCGCGAGGGTGCCCGCGGTGATCAGGGTCAGCGTGATGATGCCCATCGTCTTCTGGGCGTCGTTGGTGCCGTGGGCCAACGACATCAACGCCGCCGACGCCACCTGCCCGGCCCGGAACCCCTTGCTCGCCACGGACGGCCGGGTTCGCCGGGTCAGCTTGTACGTCAGGTAGGTGGCCAGCAGCGCCACGATCCCGGCCACCAGCGGCGCGGCGATCGACGGCACCACGACCTTGTCCACGACCTTGGCGAAGTGCACGGCGTCCGCGCCCGACGCGATCCAGGTCGCGCCGATCAGCCCGCCGAACAACGCGTGCGACGAGCTCGACGGCAGGCCCACGTACCAGGTGACCAGGTTCCACATGATCGCCCCGACCAGGCCGCCGAACACCACGGCGGGCGTGATCCGGGCGTCGTCGACGACACCGCCGGAGATCGTCTTGGCGACCTCGACCGACAGCAGCGCGCCGACCAGGTTCAGCACGGCCGAGAACGCGACCGCCGTTCTCGGCTTCAACGCGCCCGTCGCGATGGACGTGGCCATCGAGTTCGCGGTGTCGTGGAAGCCGTTGGTGAAGTCGAATGCCAACGCTGTTGCTACGACGATGATGACGAGGAGCGAGGCATCCACGCTGATTCCTCCGGCTGAACCGACACAGTCGTGGATGAACGCTACCTTGACGGCCGATGAACACTCACATCGGCGGAGGTTCGTCACACCAGCGGAAGGTTTTTCTGCCTGGTGAGTTCCCCCGCCGCCAGGCGCACAAACCGCTCCGCGAACGGCTGCCACACCTCGGCGATGTCGTCGTGCCCCCGGACGAGCTGGTCCTCGCCGAGCTGACCGGGCCGGGCGGTGGCCGCGGCCTCCGGCGCGCCGGCCGCCCAGCGCAGCACGATCTCCGGGGTGGTCTCGATGTGGAACTGGATGCCGTAGGCGTTCTCGCCCACCCGGAACGCCTGGTTCGCGCACTTCGGCGACGACGCCAGCAGCTCGGCGGTCGGCGGCAGCAGCGCGATCTCGTCCTGGTGGAACTGGAGCACGTCCGGCGTCCACGGCAGGTCCGCGAACAACGGGTCCGCGCCGGCCACGTCCCGCTTGGCCACCAGCATCACGCCCACCTCGGGCCCCTGCGGACCCCGCCGCACCTGACCACCCGTGGCCACTGCGAGCAGCTGCGCACCCAGACAGACCGCCAGCGTCGGCACCCGCTTGGCGACCGCGTGCGACAGCAGCTTGCGCACGTCGGCCAGCCACGGGTGCTCGGCGTCGTCCAGCGCGCCCATCGCACCGCCCAGGCACACCACGCCGTCGTACCCGTCGAGGGTCTCCGGCACGGGCCGTTCGAACGGCTTGAGGACGTCGAGCACCGCCCCGGCTCCGGTCAGCCAGTCGCCGAGGCGGGCGATCGGGTCACTGTCGTCGGGTTGCAGCACGAGCAGGCGCGTCACCCGTCCGAGGGTAGATCAGCAGTCGCAGGTGATGCCGTGGAGGTTCCCCGGCTGCACTTCCGCACCCTCGGCCGGGTAGCCGGCGGCCAGCCACGCCCGGATGCCACCGGCCAGCCGCTTCACGCGGAAACCGAGCGTGGCCAGCTTGAGCGCGCCCTTGGTGGCGGCGTTGCACTCGAAGCTCTCGCAGTAGACGACGTAGACCAGGTCGCGGTCCCAGTCCCGCGTGGTCGTCTCGTCCATCTCCCAGTGCGGCAGGTTGATCGCGCCGGGGATGCGCGCCTTCGCGAACGCCTCCCGGCTGCGCGCCTCGACCAGCTGGAAGCCGGCGGTGGTGCCTTCCTTCATGTCGCGGACCACGTCGTCCGGGTCGGCCTCGAAGGACAGTTCGGCGGCGAAGAACGCGGCGGCGGTGGCGGGGTCGGCGGGGCTGAAGCGCAGCGTGTTCGTCATGGCTGCAATCCTGCTTGTCGTTGTCGCCGGATCACATGCGGAAGTCCAGGTGTTGGCGGCCTTGTGCCTACGATTCCACGGTGGAACTGGACGACCTGGACTGGAAGCTCCTGGACCTGCTCCAGCGCGACGGGCGCATGACGTTCACCGAGCTGGCCAAGCGGGTGTCCCTGTCCGCGCCCGCGACGACCGAGCGGGTGCGGCGGCTGGAACAGGCCGGGGTGATCACCGGGTACCGCGCGGTCGTGTCACCGCAGCGGCTCGGGTTGCCGATCGAGGCCATCGTGCGGGTGCGGGTGCGCAGCCTGGACACGCCCCGGTTCCGCGAGCGGGTCGTGACCCTGCCGCAGGTCCTCGACGCCGACCACGTCACCGGCGACGACTGCTGGCTGCTGCGCGTGGTGTGCCGGTCGATGGTGGAGCTGGAGGACTTCGTCGAGCAGGCCCAGCGGTACGGGGACACGACGACGTCCCTGGTCTTCTCGTCGGCGGCGCGCGGCCGTCCGGTGACGCGGGAGGTCTTCGAGGGGCCTGGCCGGTAGCTCAGGGGCCGGGCGGGGTGAAGGAGAACTCGGCGGCGTCGGTCACCGGGCGGTAGCCGATGCGCTGGTAGATCGAGTTCGAGATCGGGTTGGCCAGGTCGGTGAACAGCACCACGTGCTCCGCGCCCTGCTTCATCGCCCACGTCGACACGGCGGCCGTGACGGCGGCGCCGTAGCCGTGCCGGCGGTGCTCCGGCGGCGTGTACACCGGGGCGACGCGGGACATGCCCTCCAGCGGGATGCTCGCCGAGGCCCACGCCACCGGCTCGTCGTCGACGACCCACAGCAGGTGCCCGGTGCCCGTGCTCAACCCGCGCTCGACGTACCGCCGGGACCGCTCGGGGTCCGGCTCGTGCGGGACGGCCTCGTCCACGAACCGGTAGTGCCACCGCTCCAGGACGTCCCGGTCGGCCTCGGTGGCGGGTCGGGCGGTGCCGGGGACGTCACGGGGAGGGTCGAGCTCGCCCAGGCGGAACAGGCGCAGCGCCTGGTTCTCCACGGCGTTCCAGCGGGTGCGCTCGGTCCACGCGAGGACGAACGCCTCGACGGAGTCCCGCTGCCCGCTGACGGCCGGCAGCTCCACGTCCGCGTCCGCCAGGGCCTCGGCCACCGCCGGCGCCCACTGCGGCGCGACGCCGGTCACCTCCAACGGGAACGGCGGGGTGCGCAGTGCCGCGGCCACGACACGTCCGCCGTCTGTCACGGTCACCAGGACCGGCGGCTCCTCGTCCGGGATCGGGTCGCGCAGGCGGAGTCCCACGACGGTGATCGGCACGGTGTGCAGCACCGGGTCCGCGGTGTAGAAGTCCCTGGTCAGAGCCCAGAACCCGGCCAGGTCGTGGTGTCTCTCGACGTGCGCCATGGCCGGACCGTAACGCAAAAAACCCTCAGGGGGCACTCGGTTATCCGAGTGCCCCCTGAGGGGGGAGTTATGTTCGGCGGCGTCCTACTCTCCCACACCCTCACGAGTGCAGTACCATCGGCGCTGGAAGGCTTAACTACCGGGTTCGGAATGGGACCGGGTGTTCCCCAACCGCTATGACCACCGAAACACTATGAAATTACCGCCCAACAGGCCCGGCGCTCGCCCTCACGGGCCCGCCTGGTCTGGTTCGGTTCTTTCAGAACCGCACAGTGGATGCGTAGCGTCTTCGTAGCAAGTCCTCGGCCTATTAGTACCGGTCAACTCCAGCCGTTACCGACCTTCCATCTCCGGCCTATCAACCCAATAGTCTCTTGGGGGCCTTAACCCACAAAGGGTGGGATACCTCATCTAGGAACGAGCTTCCCGCTTAGATGCTTTCAGCGGTTATCCCTTCCGAACGTAGCCAACCAGCAATGCCCTTGGCAGGACAACTGGCACACCAGAGGTCCGTCCGTCCCGGTCCTCTCGTACTAGGGACAGCCTTCCGCAAGTATCCTACGCGCGCGGCGGATAGGGACCGAACTGTCTCACGACGTTCTAAACCCAGCTCGCGTACCGCTTTAATGGGCGAACAGCCCAACCCTTGGGACCTACTCCAGCCCCAGGATGCGACGAGCCGACATCGAGGTGCCAAACCATGCCGTCGATATGGACTCTTGGGCAAGATCAGCCTGTTATCCCCGGGGTACCTTTTATCCGTTGAGCGACCACGCTTCCACAAGCCATGGCCGGATCACTAGTTCCGACTTTCGTCCCTGCTCGACCCGTCGGTCTCACAGTCAAGCCCCCTTGTGCACTTGCACTCGACACCTGATTGCCAACCAGGCTGAGGGAACCTTTGAGCGCCTCCGTTACCCTTTGGGAGGCAACCGCCCCAGTTAAACTACCCACCAGGCACTGTCCCTGATCCGGATCACGGACCGAGGTTAGACATCCAGTACGACCAGAGTGGTATTTCAACGACGACTCCACCATGACTGGCGTCACAGCTTCACAGTCTCCCACCTATCCTACACAAGCCGAACCGAACACCAATACCAAGCTATAGTAAAGGTCCCGGGGTCTTTCCGTCCTGCCGCGCGTAACGAGCATCTTTACTCGTAGTGCAATTTCGCCGGGCCTGTGGTTGAGACAGTCGAGAAGTCGTTACGCCATTCGTGCAGGTCGGAACTTACCCGACAAGGAATTTCGCTACCTTAGGATGGTTATAGTTACCACCGCCGTTTACTGGCGCTTAAGTTCTCAGCTTCGCCCCGAAGAGCTAACCGGTCCCCTTAACGTTCCAGCACCGGGCAGGCGTCAGTCCGTATACATCGTCTTGCGACTTCGCACGGACCTGTGTTTTTAGTAAACAGTCGCTTCTCGCTGGTCTCTGCGGCCGAAAAATCCTAGCCCGCAAGGGGCTTCAAATCCCTCGGCCCCCCTTCTCCCGAAGTTACGGGGGCATTTTGCCGAGTTCCTTAACCACAGTTCGCCCGATCGCCTCGGTATTCTCTACCTGACCACCTGTGTCGGTTTGGGGTACGGGCCGCATGAACACTCACTAGAGGCTTTTCTCGGCAGCATGGGATCACCCTACTTCGCCTCAATCGGCTATGCATCACGTCTCAGCCTACATGCAGCACGGATTTGCCTATGCTACGGCCTACACGCTTACACCAGTACTACCACTCACTGGCGGAGCTACCCTCCTGCGTCACCCCATCGCTTGACTACTACAAGTTCAGGTCCCGCGCTCCACAACAACCCTCATCCGAAGACTCGGGCTGCGCTTCGGGCGGTTAGTATCACAAGGTTCGCCATGGGCGCGTTCACACGGGTACGGGAATATCAACCCGTTGTCCATCGACTACGCCTGTCGGCCTCGCCTTAGGTCCCGACTTACCCTGGGCGGATTAGCCTGGCCCAGGAACCCTTGGTCATCCGGCGGCAGAGTTTCTCACTCTGCTTTCGCTACTCATGCCTGCATTCTCACTCGTCCAGCCTCCACACCTGGATTCCTCCGGCGCTTCGACGGCTGAACGACGCTCCCCTACCCATCCAGCATTGCTGCTGAATGACACGGCTTCGGCGGTGTGCTTAAGCCCCGCTACATTGTCGGCGCAGGACCACTTGACCAGTGAGCTATTACGCACTCTTTAAAGGGTGGCTGCTTCTAAGCCAACCTCCTGGTTGTCTGGGCGACCCCACATCCTTTCCCACTTAGCACACACTTAGGGGCCTTAGCCGGCGTTCTGGGCTGTTTCCCTCTCGACTACGAAGCTTATCCCCCGCAGTCTCACTGCCGCGCTCTCACGTACCGGCATTCGGAGTTTGGTTGATTTCGGTAAGCTTGTGGGCCCCCTAGACCATCCAGTGCTCTACCTCCGGCACGAAACACACGACGCTGCACCTAAATGCATTTCGGGGAGAACCAGCTATCACGGAGTTTGATTGGCCTTTCACCCCTAACCACAGCTCATCCCCCAGGTTTTCAACCCTGGTGGGTTCGGGCCTCCACGCAGTCTTACCCACGCTTCACCCTGGCCATGGCTAGATCACCCCGCTTCGGGTCTAGACCACGCGACTCTGACGCCCTATTCGGACTCGCTTTCGCTACGGCTACCCCACACGGGTTAACCTCGCCACGCAGCACTAACTCGCAGGCTCATTCTTCAAAAGGCACGCCGTCACCCCTAAAGGCTCCGACGGATTGTAGGCACACGGTTTCAGGTACTATTTCACTCCCCTCCCGGGGTACTTTTCACCTTTCCCTCACGGTACTAGTCCGCTATCGGTCACCAGGGAGTATTCAGGCTTAGCGGGTGGTCCCGCCAGATTCACAGCAAATTCCACGAGCTCGCTGCTACTTGGGATCCCTGAAAGGAGACGGAATGTTTTCGCGTACGGGACTCTCACCCTCTACGGCCATGCTTTCCAGACACGTTCCGCTAACAACTCCGTTTTATGACTCCTTGCCGGTCCGGCAGAACCGACGATCAGGTCCCACGACCCCGTACACGCAACCCCTGCCGGGTATCACACGAGTACGGTTTAGCCTCTTCCGCTTTCGCTCGCCACTACTCACGGAATCACGGTTGTTTTCTCTTCCTGCGGGTACTGAGATGTTTCACTTCCCCGCGTTCCCTCCACATACCCTATGTGTTCAGGTATGGGTGACCCCACATGACTGGGGCCGGGTTTCCCCATTCGGACACCCTTGGATCTCAGCTCGGTTGACAGCTCCCCAAGGCTTTTCGCAGTCTCCTACGTCCTTCATCGGCTCCTGGTGCCAAGGCATCCACCGTATGCCCTTAATAACTTGCCACAAAGATGCTCGCATCCACTGTGCAGTTCTCAAAGAACAACCAGACAACCCCACCACTACTGTCTCGCCTACCCGACAACCCGGGCGGTTCGAAGACGGGCAGAGCCCTGTGTCTTCTCGCTGAGGAAAACACTCGCGTGTTCTCTCAGGACCCAACAGCGTACCGAACAAGACTCAGAAGCCCCTCCACGACCCTTCCACGCCCCCGAGGAGGCAGTACTAACTCGCGGAACAACAACCGACCTTGCATTAGCCAGCATCCACTAATATGAGCTCCACCGATCGATCGTTCGCCGACCGCGTGGCCTCCACCATGATCCGAAGACCCCGGTGCAGATGCTCCTTAGAAAGGAGGTGATCCAGCCGCACCTTCCGGTACGGCTACCTTGTTACGACTTCGTCCCAATCGCCAGTCCCACCTTCGACCGCTCCCCCCCATACGGGTTGGGCCACGGGCTTCGGGTGTTACCGACTTTCGTGACGTGACGGGCGGTGTGTACAAGGCCCGGGAACGTATTCACCGCAGCGTTGCTGATCTGCGATTACTAGCGACTCCGACTTCACGGGGTCGAGTTGCAGACCCCGATCCGAACTGAGACCGGCTTTTTGGGATTCGCTCCACCTCACGGCTTAGCAGCCCTCTGTACCGGCCATTGTAGCATGTGTGAAGCCCTGGACATAAGGGGCATGATGACTTGACGTCATCCCCACCTTCCTCCGAGTTGACCCCGGCAGTCTCCCATGAGTCCCCGCCATAACGCGCTGGCAACATGGAACGAGGGTTGCGCTCGTTGCGGGACTTAACCCAACATCTCACGACACGAGCTGACGACAGCCATGCACCACCTGTACACCAGTCCGAAGAGGCCTACATCTCTGCAGGTTTCCGGTGCATGTCAAGCCCAGGTAAGGTTCTTCGCGTTGCATCGAATTAATCCACATGCTCCGCCGCTTGTGCGGGCCCCCGTCAATTCCTTTGAGTTTTAGCCTTGCGGCCGTACTCCCCAGGCGGGGTGCTTAATGCGTTAGCTGCGGCACGGAGGACGTGGAAGCCCCCCACACCTAGCACCCACCGTTTACGGCGTGGACTACCAGGGTATCTAATCCTGTTCGCTCCCCACGCTTTCGCTCCTCAGCGTCAGTATCGGCCCAGAGACCCGCCTTCGCCACCGGTGTTCCTCCTGATATCTGCGCATTTCACCGCTACACCAGGAATTCCAGTCTCCCCTGCCGAACTCAAGTCTGCCCGTATCGACCGCAGGCTCCACGTTAAGCGTGAAGTTTTCACGGCCGACGCAACAAACCGCCTACGAGCTCTTTACGCCCAATAATTCCGGACAAC
This DNA window, taken from Saccharothrix variisporea, encodes the following:
- a CDS encoding inorganic phosphate transporter, with amino-acid sequence MDASLLVIIVVATALAFDFTNGFHDTANSMATSIATGALKPRTAVAFSAVLNLVGALLSVEVAKTISGGVVDDARITPAVVFGGLVGAIMWNLVTWYVGLPSSSSHALFGGLIGATWIASGADAVHFAKVVDKVVVPSIAAPLVAGIVALLATYLTYKLTRRTRPSVASKGFRAGQVASAALMSLAHGTNDAQKTMGIITLTLITAGTLAPGAEPPLWVILSAAIAIALGTYLGGWRITHTLGKGLTTIEAPQGFAAQTSAATVIMASSHLGFALSTTHVASGGIMGSGLGRQLDGVRWGVAGRMALAWLFTLPAAGIVGAAAGKVASLGTAGVVVVAVVGVGVAVGIWLLSRREPVRPEHVVDEIAAQAETHKVAA
- a CDS encoding type 1 glutamine amidotransferase; the protein is MTRLLVLQPDDSDPIARLGDWLTGAGAVLDVLKPFERPVPETLDGYDGVVCLGGAMGALDDAEHPWLADVRKLLSHAVAKRVPTLAVCLGAQLLAVATGGQVRRGPQGPEVGVMLVAKRDVAGADPLFADLPWTPDVLQFHQDEIALLPPTAELLASSPKCANQAFRVGENAYGIQFHIETTPEIVLRWAAGAPEAAATARPGQLGEDQLVRGHDDIAEVWQPFAERFVRLAAGELTRQKNLPLV
- a CDS encoding rhodanese-like domain-containing protein, with translation MTNTLRFSPADPATAAAFFAAELSFEADPDDVVRDMKEGTTAGFQLVEARSREAFAKARIPGAINLPHWEMDETTTRDWDRDLVYVVYCESFECNAATKGALKLATLGFRVKRLAGGIRAWLAAGYPAEGAEVQPGNLHGITCDC
- a CDS encoding Lrp/AsnC family transcriptional regulator, which codes for MELDDLDWKLLDLLQRDGRMTFTELAKRVSLSAPATTERVRRLEQAGVITGYRAVVSPQRLGLPIEAIVRVRVRSLDTPRFRERVVTLPQVLDADHVTGDDCWLLRVVCRSMVELEDFVEQAQRYGDTTTSLVFSSAARGRPVTREVFEGPGR
- a CDS encoding GNAT family N-acetyltransferase, yielding MAHVERHHDLAGFWALTRDFYTADPVLHTVPITVVGLRLRDPIPDEEPPVLVTVTDGGRVVAAALRTPPFPLEVTGVAPQWAPAVAEALADADVELPAVSGQRDSVEAFVLAWTERTRWNAVENQALRLFRLGELDPPRDVPGTARPATEADRDVLERWHYRFVDEAVPHEPDPERSRRYVERGLSTGTGHLLWVVDDEPVAWASASIPLEGMSRVAPVYTPPEHRRHGYGAAVTAAVSTWAMKQGAEHVVLFTDLANPISNSIYQRIGYRPVTDAAEFSFTPPGP